The genomic window TCCGGTTGAGTCGGCCTCCCGCTACGGTGAGCCGCAACGGTACTGGAATTCGGAAGGATCGACTTCGGCTGGGAACTCGTCTGCGTCAGCGTTCCACCGCGATTCGGGTTCACGGACCGCCACCGCCGCTTCGAGGGAAAGTCGGGATGCTGCATCGAATCGGTCTTCCGCTTCGGCGTTTCAAGCGACACCGGTTGTTCCTGAGAACGCATTTGAAACGACTCCGTCGGCGTCTCCATCGGGCTACTCCAGTCTCGATTCCGGATCCGAGACACGGCGTGACGGCGTTATCCGTTTCGCAAGCACTCGGCCATTGAATTCCAATCCTCCCTTTGGAAACGGTGAACTTGCTAACTCGAGTCGATCCGACGTTGGTCCCGTAGCGTTCGTTACACCGTACACGCAAACGCGAATTCAATCGGCACGAGAAAGTGTGTCGCAGTACCGGCGGATGGGAATGTCGATACCAGCAGTCGCGGCAAAGGTTGCTGGCGAAAACGCTAACTATGCAGAGCAATGGGCCAATGTGGCCGAAGATTATCAAGCCTTAAACGAGCGAGTCAGCGCCGTCGCGGCGAAGCTGAACACGACGAAGAGTGACCTTGACGACGTTCGATCAAAACTTGAGCACTATGGTTTGACTCCTACCGTCGGTTTGCTTCTGCGGCACAAAAAGGAACAGCTCGACGCATGGCAGGGCAACGGTTCCGTGACACTCTTTGTAACGGAAGAACTCGGACGCGCGCGTCAGAAGCAGCTTGAAGTGGAGATGGTCCGCTACAACGGCGCCGACGCCAGCGGCCAAACCACTGAAATTTTGGCCGAAGCTGGATTGGATGCAGCAAGTGTTCAGAGCATGGTGTTGGCATCCCAGGTCAGGGCGTTGTTAGATCAGCGACGTGAATGGTTAGCCGCACTCCAACAGGGCTATCATGATTACCAACGAAAATTGGCCGAGCTCGATTCGACGACCACGGAATTGGCGAAACTGACTCGCGAATATCGAACGTTGATCGATCGTCATGTGACTTGGATTCGCAGTGGCGATCCGATTCGGATCGACGACCTGCGAAATTTGGGAGCCGGTTTGGGAGCGTTGTTTGATTTCCGTCGCAGCTCCGACTTGGGATACTCGATCAAGCGCAAATGGCAAGCGAATGCGATCGCTGGAATCGGATTGTTGGTTTCGATCGTTTTGTTTTTGCTGATGCGTTGGCGAACCAAATCATGGTTGGTTGATATTGGCAGTCGCAAACGGATGCGTGAGGCGACGGCGGACACGCGAAAGTTGGCTGCGGGGGTTTTAACCACCTTCGTTGCGCTAGCGTTTCCGGGGGTTTTGTACGTGTTAGCTCGCTGGTTGGGCACTGGCGTCGTGTCCGAATCGACGTTGCACGCATCGAGTGGGTTGTACGCAGCGAGCTTGGTAGCGTTGATGGTTGAAGTGCCCCGGCAATTGCTTCGTAAACACGGTTACATGGAAAAACATGTGGCGGTAGAACTGCCGCACCGCGAACGAGCGACCGCGTTCTTGACGCTGGTTGGGTTCGGGTTGGTTTGGGCAGCGTATGTGATCACGCTGATGAATTTGGTTGAGCACGGGATGTGGCGTGACTCGGTGTCGCGATTCGGCTTGATGGCAGCGATGTTGATGGTCGCGTTGACCGCTCATCTGACCTTTCGTCCGACCGGCGGTTTCCTTGAACCGTGGATTGCCAAATTCGGCGGCAGCGTGATCCATCGAGTGCGGTTTATAATCTACTTGGCGGGGATCGGTTTCCCCTTGGCGATGCTGGTGCTCGCCGCGCTCGGCTATGGGTACACGTCAACCGAGTTGATACGACGCGCGATCATCACGTTGGTGTCTGTAATGGTTGCGGCGACATTATGGTCTGGCGTGAAGATCGTTTCGGCCAATATTTGGCAGATGCTAACCGGCACGATGCCGTCGCCTCAATACGACGAATACGGACGAATTAACACGGGCAGTTCCTCGGGATCTCAGGTAAGCGGCGTTCTAGGCGAACATTTTCTCGAACTGAAGCACCACCTCGCGTTCCTGTGTCAATGTGGATTGGTGGTGGGGGCAATCGTTGCATTCGGTTCGCTTTGGATCGATGTCTTTCCCAATGTGCGGATGGGAAATCCCGTCGTTTGGACGGTGCAGGACACGGTCACCCAAAGCTCGGTTGATGCTTCGGGTCAAACAATCACGAGCTCCGTCATGGAATCGACGCCCGTAACGGCGCTCCATCTTTTATTGGCGGCCGCGACATTGTTTGTCGCGTTTCAATTGGCAAAATTGCTGCCCGCACTGTTTGATGCTTTGGTTTTACAACGTGTCTCATTCGATGAAGGGATGGAGCACTTCTTCTTGGTGCTCGGGCGTGTGTTATTGTTTGGCGTGGGGTGTTTGGTCGCTTGTAAGTGGGTCGGTGTCCGCTGGCAAACGATTCAGTGGCTGGCGGTGGGGCTGACGATCGGCTTAGGCTTTGGATTGCAAGACATGGTGCGAAACCTATTTGGTGGACTGGTCGTGCTGTTTGAGAAACCTGCGAGATTGGGAGACTTGATTACCGTAGGACGTGTCACCGGACGTGTTGCGGCACAGAAATTTCGCACGACGGTGTTGTCCGATGACGAGGGACGCGAAGTCATTATCCCGAATAAGAATTTTGTCAGCGAAGATGTGGTGAATTGGATGGGCGCAGGGCGATTGAATGTGATTCCGATCGAAGTCGCAGTCAGTCGAGATGAGCGGCCCGCCGATCTTTGTCGTACGCTACAAGAACTTGTGATTGCACAACCGGACGTTCTGTTGGCGCCCGCCCCGCAAGCTACTTTGGTGTGTGTAGGCCAAGCGTCTCAAAGGATCGAGGTCCGCGCATGGATCGAAGAAGGGCAGGACCCCGCTCGTTTCCGCGATGGGTTATTGAAGATCGTCAGCAAGTTTTTGCGAGAGCATGAGTTGCTCGCCGCTGTGCAACCCACGCAACCATTGATGCGTGAAGCCACCGAGGACGAAATGCTAAGCGGAAATTTCCGATCACGCAGCAGTCGCACTCGCAAACGTTCTGCATAGTGGGTCGCATTAGGCAATCGAGCGAGGGGTTGTTGCAAACGCTCACCAAGTTGGGGACGTGTGGTGTGAGCGTTAAGGCGGTAGCCAATCGATTGGGATCATCGGGCAACCGTTACGCTTTCCCTTCATGCTGTGCGAGCAGTTTGGACCGCGGGAGGCAATCTGCCCATTAACGCGTCGATGATCGCGATGGCAACCAATCACCCGACGAGGGGGAAGTCAACGTGGCGTGGTGTATGGCATGGTGGTGTGCGGCCAGCGGAGGTCGCGGTCCGAACGCTAGCGGAAGCAACCACGATGGCGGGCCAACGTGAATGGAATGGTGAATTATAAATCGCATTTCAAAGGTCGCTCCCACGTCAGTGACGAAGACCAAGCTGGTGTGAGGAGCAAGCCTCCGGAGAACCAACGTGGGAACGGTGTCAGCGGAGATCGAGACCGCTAGGAGAGCCAGCGAAGGCAACCTGGGGTGCAGCGTCTACCGCGATTAAAATGCAACGATCGAGATACTCACCGAGAGGCGAGTCGAAGCGAGCTTCGGTAGTGCCAAGGCACAGGCGGATCGGGAGCGTAAGAGAGTGAGATGGGGCGCAGGTGATCGTTTGTAAACGAGTACAGCAACGGCGGGGCGATCTTTGTGGGGACGGGCGACGGAGGGTCGACGACCGCGTGCGCAATGGTCACCCACCACGACGAGATGCCGTGGCACTTCGCGGCGTCCTCGAGCCGGATGATTCGGATCGTCGGTTTGTCCTTGACGGCCGAACCACACGATCGCCGGGGTTCGGCAACGCCGTCGTGGCACGACGATGACGTTTCAGTGCAGCGTGTATTCTGGGGACAGCAAGAACTCGCGCTGGGCGGCGTGTCGTGACTGCGTGAAACGAACGCGATCGGATTGGATGGAGATCGTTCTTTGACGCGAGCGACAAGAAAGGATGGCGCCGCGACCGCGTTGGTGTTCGCCCAGCGAAGCTTCTCGGCATCGGTATGGCAACAGCATTGGTCCCAACAATACGCGGCCGTCGCGCATCCGCAGGAGCATGTTTCGCAAGGAAAACGCCCTTCTTTTGCGGGTGAGGGAGCCGTCAACGGTAGTCCTACCAGCCCACACGACAACATCACTAGCAATAAAATGCTAACGAAGCATCGGCATCGGCGAGATACCATCGACGGTTGGAAAAAGAACGACAACAAAGTTAGGCCAACGCCTCAAAAACGGACCGCAAACGGCTCGCTCCTCACGGCTGGGATTCTAGTCGGGAGTCGCGCGGTGGTAAAGTCACTTTCGGGTCATCGAGAACGCGGTTTGCGGTTGGAAAAGGCCAACCCACGCGTCCCGACATTGCCGATAGTTTGTTCAAAAACGATGGTGCTAATTGGGAAGATGACGCCCCGGTTTCAGAGTGCTCTATATGCTGTGATTTGTCACCGGGACGACGAATGTTTATACACGCCGTGACTACCTTGGGCATTGCCGGAGCGTATTGAAGGCTCGATCACATGCCGAGAAGAACCATCACGATTCGGTGGTCCGCGGCTCCCATGAACAAACAAGGTTCAAGATGAAGTCCGCCGAATGGATTGCAGTGGCCGACGATTTGGTTACTCGATTGGGTTACTCGTCAAACTTGAACGAGTACAAGTCAGCGTCTTTGAATACAAATCGCAGGCGTACGGGGGTGTTGGAGAGAGACCCGACATCGCTGCCCTTTTTCCACGAGACCACTCGCCGGATCTCGTTGCCAATTTGTTCATTTGCATCGTCGAGGGTAAAGCCAGGGATGGGCTTGCCTAAAAGATCTTGGATCTCGACTTGAATGCTGCCAGCTGCGGAGGTACTGAAATTGATTGCCAGTTCACGGCCCTTGAACTTCAACGGTTTCGTAATCAATTCTCCTCCGGCGTAAGGGGCCTGTGCCGAAGCAAACCCATCCAATCGCATCGAGTATCTTCGCAAGTGCGATGTTGGCTGGGCGTAGTCTTGATTCAGATAAACCGACATCTCCGAGGGACCGGTTTGCACGACGTTCAAGGCGGGGTAATTGGTTCGCGAAACCCAGTTTTTGGCGCCAATCCCGGGACGAACGTAGCCGCTCAGGAACGTGCGGTCGTAGTACTCTCCGCCACGCGAAGTCATCAATACGGCATCGGACGTATCTTTGAAATACGCGGGCGATACATTGATCGCCTCGGCTTGTTCCTTGGAAAGTACCTGACGACCGGGCATGAAGCGAGCAGCGATTGCAACATACAAATGGGAAGCACGAAAGTAAGGGTGGGTTTGATTCGTGTAAAGATGCTCGATTGGCGCTTCACCCTCTCCATGACGATACTCCATCAACACAGGGGGCGACCAATTTAGGAAATCGTTGCTCGTGGTGCGACAGATGCGGCGGACTCCGTCTGCGAAAACTCGGAAAAAACAGACGTATGATTTTTCAACGTCTGACCAAAAGGCGACGTTCTGAGAATCAAACATGTAGTCGAAAGGAACCATCTCCTTGGGGATGACTGCTTGCTCGCGAAGTTTTTTCCAGTGAATCCCATCCGCGGACGTCATCGCCACCAGACCACTGGTCATTGTTCCGCCGATTGCTTTGTAACGCTGGTCGGGTGAAACCCCTGGACGCGTATCAAGCAGCGGAGAGAAGTTGTGGGTCAGCGGAGCGGCATTGGCGAGCACGATATTGTTCGTTTCATGCCCCGGAATTTCGAACTGAGTGAATTCGGGCTTCGTCCACTTGATGCCGTATTTCGATTCTGCGTAACAGTACACTTCACCAGTATTGCCGTCCGCTCCCGCTTTCGGATTGCCTCGATAGTACAGACGATATAGATCACCATCCTTGATCACTGTGCAATAACCGCTGAACGGTCCTTCCCACGGCTTATCGAACTTCAACACGATCCCTTCATCTCGCGGCCGATTAAGCACCAAGCGAACATTGTTGAGTTTTTCGATTAGCAAGTGGTCGACTAACAGTTCACGTCGACTGCCGATATCGATCACGTCCACGTCAGCGCCTAGGGACGAGTGCACCGCGGTAGTGAGTTGCACGGCGAGCAGAAAACAAACCACAGTCAAGCAACGCATGAGCGAATTCCCATTTTTGGAGTAACGGACGCTGTCAGCATTCTACGATGATCGCTCACGCGATGCGTGACGGAGGCGCAACGTTTTGGGCCGCAACACGGTGGCGATCGGCAGCGCCGGGCTTTGAGGGTTCGCGTAAATCATAACCCGACGCATCAGCGGAGGGGGGGGAGTCAAGCGGTATATCCCCACGCTTACGCTTGGGGTAATTAAGAACTCACCCGAATAAGAACGAAGCCATTGGGGCCCCAATGATGAGCCCCAATGGCAATGCCAAGAAGGTTACTTGGTTTGCTGCGGCGCTGGAGCGTAAAGCTCTTTGACGCCGTTTTTCAAGCCGTAGAGTTGCGTTACTTCTTCGCCGCTAAGCACGCGATCGAAGACGGCCAAATCATCCATGTGACCAACATAAGATGCGCCCAAGACCATCAGCACGGATGCGGGATCCCAATCGAACGTCAAATCCCAGTCTTCGATGGCCCCCATCGACTTGCCATTCATATACAAACGCCCCGATGGCTTGGCGTCCTTGTTATTGATGTTCTCGAGCGTGAACACCACGTGCGTCCAGGAGTCACTTGAAAATTGCGGTTTCTCCACTTGAACCATCGGACGTTTATTGAAAGGGAGTTCACCCCAACCGACGTTGTTGGGGTCCCAAATCGAAGTCAGTGGACGAATCGCGTAACGGAAATATCGTGGCGTTTCATCTTTGGAGAACTCCAGGAAAATGAACCCTTTGGCACTGCTGTCTCCGACGATTTGGATGGGATCGCAATAGCCCGGTTCGAGATCCTTATCAGGATTGAGCCTCAACCAAACCGAAACCGTTGAACTCCAGTCTTTCGCGTTGTAGTCGAGTACGCCGGAGTTTTTGAATATTGGCTGAAAACGGCTCTTCTTTGTGAAATGAAGTGCTCCGCCGTAACGACCCGACTCGGGTTCAAGTTTTCCATCGTCATTGGCCTCAGCGTGGTGCATTTCTTTTCCAGCGCGGACATAACACGTTCGGTCGCCGCGAGAAAAATCGGCATCCAATCCTTGGTCAAAGGAGGCGTGCAATGTTAACGCGGTGGCCAGTTTTGACTTGGGCTCGTCGACGGACTTCAGGATCTCGGCCGCTTCGTCCGCTGGGATTTCGCGCACAAACAGATTCCGCCAGCGAATTTCACCGCCGTGTGTTTGCAACATGATGGGGCCGGTTGCGGGGAGCGTTTGATTGCGATCCCAGAAATTCTCCATTACCGCATCATCGACAACCAACAAGTCGTTCAACCAAACCCAGGTGCGGTCACCAATTTGGCGGATACGGACCTGATTCCACTCGCCCAATGGTTTATCGGCGAACACCAACGGGTCGCGACCCGAATTGCCCGGCGTGTTATTGAAAAGTGCACCGGACCCGAGGTGGGGTTTTCGGGTGGGCCTCTTGGGATCGAAGGGTTGATGCCAGTCCCAGATCTGCACCTGGGGCGTGCCCCGCAAATAAATACCGCTGTCGGCCTTGGCGACCGTTTTGTACTCAACGAGGAACTCAATGTCGCCAAACTCTTCTTCGCTGGTTGCATAGGCACCGTGCCCGTCGTTGACGAGTTCTCCGTTTTCCACGCTCCAGTGCTGGGAAAACTCGTCTCGCTGCGTCTTCAAACTTGCTTCTTTTTTCTCACCCGTCAGTTTAACCGCAAGGTGGGGGTTCAAGCCGTACCATCCGGATAGGTCCTGTCCGTTAAAGATCGCTCGAAAGCCTTCGGGTGGCTTGGGCTCGGCGGCGCGGATAGTAGGGGATGCGATAATGACAGCGATCGCCACCATTAGCCATGCAGAATTGCGAGTCATGCTTTTGTTCCTAAGCGGTTCTTGTGAAGTCGTACGTGTAGAAAATAAGGATGCGGAGTTGCGTTCGCGTCGACGGTTCCGT from Novipirellula galeiformis includes these protein-coding regions:
- a CDS encoding family 16 glycoside hydrolase produces the protein MTRNSAWLMVAIAVIIASPTIRAAEPKPPEGFRAIFNGQDLSGWYGLNPHLAVKLTGEKKEASLKTQRDEFSQHWSVENGELVNDGHGAYATSEEEFGDIEFLVEYKTVAKADSGIYLRGTPQVQIWDWHQPFDPKRPTRKPHLGSGALFNNTPGNSGRDPLVFADKPLGEWNQVRIRQIGDRTWVWLNDLLVVDDAVMENFWDRNQTLPATGPIMLQTHGGEIRWRNLFVREIPADEAAEILKSVDEPKSKLATALTLHASFDQGLDADFSRGDRTCYVRAGKEMHHAEANDDGKLEPESGRYGGALHFTKKSRFQPIFKNSGVLDYNAKDWSSTVSVWLRLNPDKDLEPGYCDPIQIVGDSSAKGFIFLEFSKDETPRYFRYAIRPLTSIWDPNNVGWGELPFNKRPMVQVEKPQFSSDSWTHVVFTLENINNKDAKPSGRLYMNGKSMGAIEDWDLTFDWDPASVLMVLGASYVGHMDDLAVFDRVLSGEEVTQLYGLKNGVKELYAPAPQQTK
- a CDS encoding mechanosensitive ion channel domain-containing protein, with the protein product MGMSIPAVAAKVAGENANYAEQWANVAEDYQALNERVSAVAAKLNTTKSDLDDVRSKLEHYGLTPTVGLLLRHKKEQLDAWQGNGSVTLFVTEELGRARQKQLEVEMVRYNGADASGQTTEILAEAGLDAASVQSMVLASQVRALLDQRREWLAALQQGYHDYQRKLAELDSTTTELAKLTREYRTLIDRHVTWIRSGDPIRIDDLRNLGAGLGALFDFRRSSDLGYSIKRKWQANAIAGIGLLVSIVLFLLMRWRTKSWLVDIGSRKRMREATADTRKLAAGVLTTFVALAFPGVLYVLARWLGTGVVSESTLHASSGLYAASLVALMVEVPRQLLRKHGYMEKHVAVELPHRERATAFLTLVGFGLVWAAYVITLMNLVEHGMWRDSVSRFGLMAAMLMVALTAHLTFRPTGGFLEPWIAKFGGSVIHRVRFIIYLAGIGFPLAMLVLAALGYGYTSTELIRRAIITLVSVMVAATLWSGVKIVSANIWQMLTGTMPSPQYDEYGRINTGSSSGSQVSGVLGEHFLELKHHLAFLCQCGLVVGAIVAFGSLWIDVFPNVRMGNPVVWTVQDTVTQSSVDASGQTITSSVMESTPVTALHLLLAAATLFVAFQLAKLLPALFDALVLQRVSFDEGMEHFFLVLGRVLLFGVGCLVACKWVGVRWQTIQWLAVGLTIGLGFGLQDMVRNLFGGLVVLFEKPARLGDLITVGRVTGRVAAQKFRTTVLSDDEGREVIIPNKNFVSEDVVNWMGAGRLNVIPIEVAVSRDERPADLCRTLQELVIAQPDVLLAPAPQATLVCVGQASQRIEVRAWIEEGQDPARFRDGLLKIVSKFLREHELLAAVQPTQPLMREATEDEMLSGNFRSRSSRTRKRSA